tgtattcatacaaaataaggaagaaaatacaaaatagttgttctttacagtctttgtaataactaatatgttaaaatacgtgtaaaatcagctaaaataaaatcgtatttttcgaacattatgcgcccaaacgcagatgtcatttgtgtcaaataatatactgtggatctgggaaacaagcggccatattaaacttcttttcaaattggttggttattacccgtaaaaataataccactaTCTtggtgtaaaaattaccctgaatttaggggaaataaagtatagtatgtataatgtatataaatgaaacaattcacattttttatactattttcaacagatttcaaaatgagtagtttttaattctggtatatgctgtgttttttattgataatttcttatcccgttgattttaaagagtatattttttaatttgtcccatgtaaattttatcgaaatcggttacttaatttcttagaaagtacaatcaaaatagttaaatattaagtagttttacatatagtgttcactgtaatgatatacagaataatttaaaattatatgactttaatattggtatgttttttgtagctttttaagaagacttagggcttcgtgcatatcgaagaaaaacaggacatcgtttgaatgctggtctaatggacctaagactgaagagatgccgcgctttgttgaagcggtacgcgggaaaaaaatatcgggaaattctttttttggagtcactcaagacatcctagattaaggcagccgccgatattgacatggacctcgttcgtgctgcgatAGACAACTGGCcgcgcagattgaaggcctgtattcaaaatcacggaggtcatgttgaataaactttagtgtcataagaatctatgttttgttaagttcattttggtatataaatggtcacataatgaataaacttgtttcaattattttatattaaacatgtgacagaatgtatgacctgactaagtattactaaaaaatctatttacctaatcttagtcacataaacaaaaattacgcattgttttttatatttattacatttattaattacaatataattgggaatatataaattggtatatattaaattatatcgtaattattcattttcgggacaaaacaaataactggtaaccccaatccttttacatatatataggtatagtctatagtactctctatctgtcccttacgggtgaacgcgcatgtcaaatctatataattcttcatctgagattTTGACATACAGCATGACAGGTGTATAATTTAAAGCCGCATAGTATAAAATCCAGAATACAAACtacaaatcattattaaaattagccTAATCGAATATTTATGCTTAGAAAATGGCTACTTATGATAATAAAGTATGGCTCTTAAAGAATATTAGGGAAGCATTTATTGCGACCGATGATACAGGTTTGTGCGATATTGTTATGGCTGGTGAAGATTTTTCGaagatatttcaaaataaagccatggaagaaaaaaagaaatacaaagagGGAATCCTGTATCAACCTAGCACCAGTAAGATTAAAGAACTTAGTTCAGACTTTAGTGATGAAAGGGAACTGGTGACACAATTTGATCCCTACCCTGATATGGAAGACAGTGAAGAAGATGATCTAGTTTGTGGTAGCTACATACGTCACGAAGATTTTTTGCCTCATAGGTATTTTTTACCACATTTTTACTATGCTTAGAATATACAACAAACTATATCAATTTAGTCTCTGAGCACTATATTACTGGTGTAATATACATTAagtgtatattttaacatgttacatttaatttgtaggCAAAGATCAAACACTACATTGTGGCTTGATAAAAAAGAACAAGCATTAAAGAAGGCagctaaaattaaagttataaaatgggAAGATCCAACAACAAAACTTACTGCAGAACAAATGGCAGAAACATTTGCAAAGATGGAGGTGAAACAggttgaaaaaaagaaatcactATTGGCTGAACAGTTAGAACATTGCCCTGATCTCCCTCACCGACAATACCTTGAGTATGCAAAGTTTGATGGCACAGCACAATTAGGTCTGcctataaaatcatttaaaatctttatgaCAATGCTGCCAGAAAAACATCAAAACTATCCACTGATTGTGTGTGTTATTGCCAGTGccaaaattaaagatttaatagGATTTACATGCTATAAATATAGGTAAATATcatgaataacaaaaaacatatatcttaAATTCCAGATGCGATTAAAATATCCACAAAAAATctgtacattaattttttgtatggaTTTTTAAGcatttgaaacattttgtattaagattgtttaataaatatttgtgtattctaggttacatataaaataaaatgtatacatatacaaaAGCCCAAAggataaatttgttattattattcccAGCATTGAACATCCAGAAATAACTCTTGGATCTGTGCATGAATATGGACTTTGTATTGCGGAAGATGATGGAGAAGTTGACTTGGCATTTCCTTGCTTGGATGCTAATGAACCCTGCTCTAAATTTGGTTTCACATGCCTCGGtcttattgatttaaaaaccaAGATCATTATAGACCGAGCTACTGATTCAATTCCCGATTATTCAGTGATGAGTGGGGCTTTTCATGTATTTCCAAAGGCATCAGACTCGGGCCAAAGTCATCATAATACATCTAGACATAACACAGGAGGCAGCTCAACTTCAGAAGCAGTTAGAAATGCTATCAGAGCTGTTAATGAAGGTAcactttatttcattatttattttaagattttatttagtttattataccTGTCCCATTGTTTGTCAGcaaatcttgcaaattaaatttaaccacTTCCTGGTTATTGAATGAGCTGAAGTTTTccataaatttgtaaattgcTTGACTTAGTGCTCCTCTGATGATGGAAAGGTAGCCATAAGATCTTCACAATGAAACACCACCTCATTGAGCTTGGGCTTGTTTATATTGTCttgactatattttatttcttttaataaacaaaaacatattaaaatcttgtttttaaaaagtttcttcttcaattatttttttatatagtatgTTCCAAATAAGAATATGCAAATCAATGAGCACAATCTGtcaaaattcatattaaacaaaaattgcagaaataatattttagtaacttGGAGATTATAGAGCTCAAAAGAAGCCTATTTATGGTATACCCCATTTTTCTGTTATATCTAAAGTGTTTTGCATATTATTCATACAGAAAGAAAAGCAGGTGGATTAAATATAGACAAAATGCAGTCTCATATAATTGCAACGGAAGCACCACAATGTAAAGCATATAAAGTGCATCTGTTAAGAAAAGTACGAACAAATACTCTGGTGCAGTTGGTGATATCATTAGACAGGATTGAAATTGAACCTATTGTAACACATAAGCATGCATTTTGGGTAagcttgaatttttttaatatgactaTTCCCATAGACAGCACCTTTATTAATACaccatttttgttttaaacaattactcataaattttaaattttaattaattgaaattgttatgtttttttcagtCAAGATCTAAATATTTCCTGCACAGTATAGACTCCGTGGCGTGGTGTCAGATATTGGAGTCAAAAGCCAACAAAACCACATTTAGGATAGTTTATTCAAATAGTCATAACACATCCTTAAATGATAGGACACCAggtatttaactatttatatattacgaatataattttttaacatattatttttggtaCTATGTAAGGTTGTatactaataaattttcagGTAACCCCAATTTCTTTCATCCAAACACAACATACAAATGTCATGATTTTGAATGTGATCATGAGATGGGAAAAGAAATTGTAGAGAAAATAAACACAATCCTAGATCTCAGGAATAGTCCGTGTCGTCGAGAGTATAAGACTgcaaaagagaaaaaattacaaagtagAAGAAGTTTTCATACAAAGCAGACAAGTTGAGTTCTGAAGGCTGTTTATActgtaaatataaactatttaaagttCCTgaacaatgtaataattttgaaatgacTGAAGTGTATTTCACACACAACAATAACTGCCACATTTACATATaccttttgttaatttatcaaatagcaaagcattgtttttttttttaattatacagttTTCACTTAAACTTAAATGTCTTAACACCAGTgcatactattaaaaaatatatggctaattaaaaatgtgtataaataggttattataatttaattttaatgggTTATGTTCAGTAATGGAAACCTATAAATTTCTTCCTATCAATTCATAAATAACACATTACATGGATGTTAGAGTACCTATGTGGTATATCTATTTATTCAgcttttttcaaatgaaatctttcaaattatttgatatttaattgagatatattcaaatattagttgcaattaaaaaagatacaattttttacatttataaatatattgtttaattataagctaataaataatatgaatttcCACTAAGACTAAACATCCAAACACCtgaacaaagatatttttctcattgaataacaataaacttcAGAAGGAaggaaaaaatgtttcatacatCAGCTTAGGCACTGTATGTATATAGTAatctaaaaacatttataataagagCACTTTTAGGcttattaatatgttatttagtCATTTATATGTCATATAGTTATTGTATGGTGAATTTAACCATacgaaattgtaataaaaaaaccaagaaaaaaatggtgattttttaatttccattaattttgtaattcatGTATTGAATACctgtacaataaaattgtatattacaattaaataaattgttattgctgtttgattttttatttttaataactgatATATTGAAATGGCCAAGTACCTCTCAATACAATATTTGCCcatcattttacatttttataaatggaaaggtttaatatgttaaaaaaaaaataaacaaatttattaggtttaaaaatagaactttattacatttacaatagctatatttaaatctaaacataaatatcatAGTAGTGGAAATATTGTCAATATCtccttacaaaataaaaaccagaGACAGAATTCCAAACaatataagttataaatattgattatcATCTAATTATGTACacattaatatatacataataaattgcaTCCCATTTCAGAATTCAGTTACAAACATCTTGTTGAATCACATCAATTTCtttctatgtaatgtttttatatagatttgatttaatgatgactaaaaaaaaatgtctaattatttttatgtattcgGTTCTATAGAACTATTATCAAGaatatattcattaatttgcttaattttatCTTCACAATGacttaatataacattatccAGTTCCGCTGCCCTTTTAAATAATGCATGAGATTCTCTAACTGATTTGTGTAGTTTTGTTTGGCTATCAATCAGTTTTGTTATGTTAACTTTgccttttaaaaattctatgtcTTCATTTGTTAATGCCGAATAACATATCTTTGCCTTACTTGTTGATTTTACTGCTAATTGGTATTGCCTGaaacattacataaacaaaaatattataacaatccCACTACTGGCAGCTGTTATATTCACATTAGCCacaattctaaatttattataaactagctgttgcccgggactatgttcttccaaactgttctacatccatgccattctggagataccttttaacattCAAACCctcaaacattcatccacacatccatacatctaaatatttgcatttataatattagtgataagtaagatatttttttttgttttctagcTCCCTCACAaacaatacttaaaaaaaatacttacaatcTTAGGtcgtgatatttatttttcctattGTTAACTTCTTTTTTCCACTGCTCTTTTTCGGACAaaagtttttcataataactgaaaatcaaatattcaTATACCTTAATGTTGTTTGTTCAATAATATCAACTAGCACATAAGTAGCATTGCAGCGCTTTACCTTTGAAGTTCTTGGTTATGTTTCTCGTTAATATCTGTATCTTTCTTAGCCACACTTAGCTCTAATTTTCCTGACAATAATTGTGGGCCtgtaataaatagtataaagtatgaatttattatcaatcttggttaaaatatatatagcgTCCATAGTGACCTACCCAAAGAATCTCGCCTCTCAAAAAACGTAGAACGTCTCCGTCGAGGGGGCGACCGTATAGATTGTTGTATTTCGTTATCGTTAACCGAAATTTCCATCTTTTATCACCAGTATACTAAgcataaatattagtaaaacttATTTCTGTTTCGCAgtttaaaagtttacaaaatttaaaataatgaaaacaaactGACGTTTTCAAACCGCCGCCAGTGTTTTAcagataaacaataaaaagtgcCGCTTGTCtttgcggaataaaaaataaaaggaaaatccgagaaattaaacaaaaatataaattaatgagctaagtaaaattttttgtacaattaaaCTTTTGGGAAATTTTTAtggttaaaaaatttcatgGTTCTTATATCAGTTTTCTCCCATCATAAGGCGACGCATTACTACCCCCTGCTGCggtgaataaaatttataccaaTTCCTCTTTTATCGCTTTCTTGATATatcaaatgaatattttaatatcttgtgaaatattttgtaaaaactaactcaaacaagaaaatttaatggttttttatttgtgcaacggaattattttataatttgacgtTTTGTTTGACGTTTCACTGCACGAATTTATCCGACAACTATCGGTAAATATCTAAGTACACATAATACCGCATTTAATTTTTcgtgttttgtctttttttgcTGCTATTGACTtgttataatgttttgttctCGTAAGAGAACCTAATTATCAATGGGTAAGAAGTAGACACTtggctattattattatttgttcatttcatttgCATGTCTGCTTAGTGAATTGTTTTGTATTACAATATTGATGTACCCCCAACAGCAAACAGTGATGGAGTTCAATGAATGTCGACCAAATGAGGTATTGGACCCGATTGATTTAGAGTTCTATTCGGAAAGATCTCGCACACCTAGTCCTGCCCCTGTGCTCACTACAAACGTATGTTGTGACTTGGAAGACATATTGAGCGACGTAAGAACAATCATTTCTTTCTCACGTCCTATGTACTCTAGCAGACTGCACAATTCATAGATGCATGTCATTAAAAATCCCAAATTGGTTAGTTAGAACTTATTACATTTAGTGAatagcaaaattttaattaatcaactatcaaattgttatttgctaaaatatttttactgtttctctttaatttatttataacaaatgaatAGCATAAATGGCATGATGTCTTTATTTTACTAAGAGTaccacataatttttttttattgataaataatgataattaataatgaaactaCTTCATGGATGGactatattcaaatataattacacaATATTTCATCTAAGATGACTCCCTATCTATTATTATTCACATACCCACCTAATGTATTTTTACCTAggtaaaattaatagtaaataaataattcatattgtGAGATATacaatactataaaatattggtATTGCAAACatgaatgtattaattttgatcTATGATATTTTAGGCCATATCAGAGTCTCTCCAGGGCTCGCTTAGAATAAGCCGAAGTCAGTTAATAAACCAAGAACTAACAATAAGACCGGAAGCGAACATTGAGTCAAACGTACCAGAAGAGCTTGACctttacaaagttatatttgAAGTTGAAAGCGATTCGGAAGCAAAGATGGGCGATTTAGATGGCGCTAGTGCTGCTGTTAAAAATGACACTTCTAAAAGCCAGGTATGTAATAACTTATCTGACCCTGTGAGCAGTACTGGTGTTAGGTTAGGGCTCGGTTGGGCAACTGCCCAGGGTGACACAGGTTTTCGAATCGTAACTGTTACATGCCCCCCCCAACTAAGGCATGGAAAAAAAAGGGGCACCATAGAATCTCTTCTGGGGTGCTAGTGCTAAAAACTATTGTTGTGAATGCAATTAGTTCTATCAAAAACTATACTAGAGCATAGAAAATATGaaagacaaaatataaaaggttccattatattttatcatttcctAGTTCCAGagttttttcgttttttatttagagtatttatttaatgttttactacttatttttaacattgttgtatttttagaagttatttttaattatttagccattaagtttgtattatatttaattttaaaataatcctaAGTaaggttggcgacaggcaggcggccggcagTAAAAAGTACACCAGAAATTTAAGGtctataaaaccttgtgtgttGACCCCATGTGATAAAGCTAGGGAGATGACAATTAagactatttatttttgactagTGTAGCTACGTTTATGAAAttccaaataataaatatattatggtCATATTCTGTTAAAAGACGATtttaggtttaaaaaaaaatggttgctagaatttgaaataatttggtTCGTGAAGTTGTACAGAAGCCTCGATTTCATTATCACTTATTGCTTATAATTTCAAAGCAACTCTACAATATTCATGTTATGTCATAAAAACTAACTAGTGccatattaattgttaaatcTGTGCGAACCAATTAACAATAAcacaagtaaatatttttttattgcctcCTAGTtgcctataaaaatatttatttgttcaacTAACTACTTGGTATTTAACgcttattaaacaaattaaatattgttttaaaattatattcaccaAATTGTTCTTATGCTCGGAAATGCTTTGATcagctttatataaaaaaaacagtatctATGGATTGAAGTAGATTGTTGTGCTACTATTACAACATCAATTGTATTCTCTTTCATCACAACAGGTTCAGTCGTGTGTAAACAACGCGTTTTGTTAGTGGCCTGAGTTATTACGTACTTTTTCACGATACCTACccatttatctttaaaagcCTACAAAATAGCTGCCCTACACTGATTACATTGAGAGATTGTCTTTTACAGCTCTATTGCTATGAAATTCAGTCGTCGAATTCAGTTCTAAGAAGATAAAGAAGTTCGATATCATACCACatgtctattttaaaattacatccatagaaggtattttaattgtattggaaggaaataaaaaaaaatctctattcTCAGTAACAAAGAGATTTGTTCTCGTAACGATGTTATTCTTGTAATGTAAGGATGAATTTCAATGGATCGCGTCAAACACTTAAGCTCAGGTGAACGCGcttgttgataaataaaacattgcgACAGACGCGTTACTGAGAATAGTCTGATTTATACAGTGGCACAAGATAAATATCAGTGTAATGTAAAACCACAAGGCAAAATTAACTAATACTTGTTTTTTCAGTTATTTGAATTGTCGATCTTTTggccttaaaaatattactacagAATATAGacatagaattaatttttgtttcatactAATGTTAGATTTTGTGTTCTTATGATTTTGGATTTAAAGTAACTTGCTTCAAGGGTTCTTGAGACCTGATCCAGATTCTCAAAGCATTCCAACATGGCCTAAATGGAAAACTCCTATCGTATTAATTGATTTGTGAGAAATTTGAAATTCCATATTATaggtaacattaaaaaagtatgtactgaaaataacaaaaatatatgcgTAGGTGATCATTAAATTGATAAGATACGTTAATGCGTTTCTACTGTATCTCATATACattgattgtatttttatatgcaaGAAGGTTTTATATGTCTAGTAAATTGATACAGGAAAAGACATATACATTTGTTTAGTATTATGAGTCTATAGTGTACCCTTGACTGTTAATTATTGACATGCTGTTTTGGTTCAGTCAATTGTTACACCTAATGGGTGCGTCACATCTGCGCACGCgcctattaatttatttgtgcaTCGGAATTTTTATtcggctatatttttttaaatctattatcaagaaaaataaagttacaaacacctgtaatatataaatagtatacaaaaaaaaatttgtgttAATTGTCAATATGCATTAGTGTGATATAAGTTACATTATGTGGTCTATGTTATTGAACTTGagtgattaaattaaacaagaaataccAGATTGATTCCGTAATAAGACGGACATGGAGGTTATGAGTGCTAAGGTAAACCACACTTTAAGCGTTACtggtttaaaaaagtaaaaacatttcttttatcaCGTGCATAATTTACAAtggactgtttttttttctttcttttgttCATCTACATTATAATATGTGTTTTTTGTATCTGTTAGTTTtgtgtttacatttattcTGTATTTGATGTTAATTGTGACGAATCAAATCTAGGCAACATTAACCAAGGTTCAAGGTTATTACCggaagataaaaataattatagaattgaaaatgaaaataaacaaatatgcatcactattttataaacataccacagagtaataaaattacagacataccatttttatatattcctgTATTAATTAATCCTAAAGAGTTACCTATTGATTGACAACGATTTCATCCTATTATTTTGACGTGtacctatttaattaaaaatatagaactaATTCTTTGTTACAATAATTGGAACTTGtactgattttttattttcattttgtgaTAAC
This sequence is a window from Papilio machaon chromosome 3, ilPapMach1.1, whole genome shotgun sequence. Protein-coding genes within it:
- the LOC106719663 gene encoding stress-activated map kinase-interacting protein 1, giving the protein MATYDNKVWLLKNIREAFIATDDTGLCDIVMAGEDFSKIFQNKAMEEKKKYKEGILYQPSTSKIKELSSDFSDERELVTQFDPYPDMEDSEEDDLVCGSYIRHEDFLPHRQRSNTTLWLDKKEQALKKAAKIKVIKWEDPTTKLTAEQMAETFAKMEVKQVEKKKSLLAEQLEHCPDLPHRQYLEYAKFDGTAQLGLPIKSFKIFMTMLPEKHQNYPLIVCVIASAKIKDLIGFTCYKYSIEHPEITLGSVHEYGLCIAEDDGEVDLAFPCLDANEPCSKFGFTCLGLIDLKTKIIIDRATDSIPDYSVMSGAFHVFPKASDSGQSHHNTSRHNTGGSSTSEAVRNAIRAVNEERKAGGLNIDKMQSHIIATEAPQCKAYKVHLLRKVRTNTLVQLVISLDRIEIEPIVTHKHAFWSRSKYFLHSIDSVAWCQILESKANKTTFRIVYSNSHNTSLNDRTPGNPNFFHPNTTYKCHDFECDHEMGKEIVEKINTILDLRNSPCRREYKTAKEKKLQSRRSFHTKQTS
- the LOC106719548 gene encoding uncharacterized protein LOC106719548 — translated: MEISVNDNEIQQSIRSPPRRRRSTFFERRDSLGPQLLSGKLELSVAKKDTDINEKHNQELQSYYEKLLSEKEQWKKEVNNRKNKYHDLRLQYQLAVKSTSKAKICYSALTNEDIEFLKGKVNITKLIDSQTKLHKSVRESHALFKRAAELDNVILSHCEDKIKQINEYILDNSSIEPNT